Proteins encoded together in one Desulfovibrio intestinalis window:
- a CDS encoding EVE domain-containing protein: MEKKYWLLKSEPGCYSIDDLAAEPEQITSWSGVRNFQARNFLRDQISVGDMVIFYHSVTAPSAVGVARVVKAGYPDATAWEPEDEHFDPKSTPERPLWYAVDVCFVKKFANAVPLKAMRMDPALAGMELLRKGSRLSVMPVSKNEFEIVCRMGDPEGR, translated from the coding sequence ATGGAAAAGAAATATTGGCTTTTGAAGTCGGAGCCAGGATGCTACTCAATCGACGACCTCGCCGCTGAACCGGAGCAGATCACCAGCTGGAGCGGCGTGCGGAACTTTCAGGCACGCAACTTCCTGCGAGATCAGATATCTGTAGGTGATATGGTCATCTTCTACCACAGTGTCACCGCGCCTTCAGCGGTTGGCGTGGCCCGTGTGGTCAAGGCCGGGTATCCCGACGCGACAGCCTGGGAGCCGGAAGACGAGCACTTTGACCCCAAATCGACGCCCGAAAGGCCACTTTGGTATGCGGTGGACGTGTGCTTTGTCAAAAAATTTGCTAATGCCGTGCCGCTCAAGGCCATGCGTATGGATCCCGCCTTGGCGGGTATGGAGCTGCTGCGCAAAGGGTCCAGACTTTCAGTAATGCCCGTGAGTAAAAATGAATTTGAGATTGTTTGCAGAATGGGAGACCCGGAAGGCAGGTAG
- a CDS encoding aminotransferase class I/II-fold pyridoxal phosphate-dependent enzyme, with translation MEEFSRIRRLPPYVFAVVGDLKMRLRRQNIDIVDFSMGNPDIPTPAPIVEKLAEAALKPINHRYSLSRGIPNLRKAVCDRYKRHFDVDLDPETESIVTMGSKEGLAHLSLAMLEPGDVVLAPDPTYPIHKYAPIIAGADVRSVPIGPGRDFFEDLETATRQAWPKPKLLFLCYPHNPTTEVTDLAFFEKIVEFAKANNIWVIHDLAYADLVFDGYKAPSFLQAKGAKDVGVEFYTLSKSYSMPGWRVGFCMGNKHLIHALARIKSYLDYGIFQPVQIAATVALNGPEDCVNDICNVYKERRDRLIDGLNRIGWEVPSPKATMFVWARIPEAFRKMGSVEFSKLLLTEAHVAVSPGLGFGSYGDEYVRFALIENEHRTRQAISSMRKLLSGTSD, from the coding sequence ATGGAAGAGTTTTCACGCATTCGCCGCCTGCCCCCCTACGTTTTCGCTGTAGTTGGGGACCTCAAGATGCGGCTTCGTCGGCAGAATATCGACATCGTGGACTTCAGCATGGGCAATCCGGACATCCCCACGCCCGCACCCATTGTGGAAAAGCTCGCAGAGGCAGCACTCAAGCCCATCAACCACCGCTATTCCCTTTCGCGCGGCATCCCAAACCTGCGCAAAGCTGTCTGTGACCGCTACAAGCGCCACTTTGATGTGGACCTTGACCCGGAAACCGAATCTATCGTTACAATGGGCTCCAAGGAAGGCCTGGCCCATCTTTCGCTGGCCATGCTTGAGCCCGGCGATGTGGTGCTTGCGCCAGACCCCACCTATCCCATCCACAAATACGCCCCCATCATTGCGGGCGCGGACGTGCGCAGCGTGCCCATCGGCCCTGGCCGGGATTTTTTTGAAGACCTTGAAACCGCAACCCGCCAGGCATGGCCCAAGCCCAAGCTGCTTTTTCTCTGCTATCCGCACAACCCCACCACAGAAGTGACGGACCTGGCCTTTTTTGAAAAAATTGTGGAATTCGCCAAGGCAAACAACATCTGGGTTATACACGACCTGGCCTATGCCGACCTTGTTTTTGACGGCTACAAGGCCCCGAGTTTTCTGCAGGCCAAGGGAGCAAAGGACGTAGGCGTGGAATTTTACACCCTGTCCAAAAGCTACTCCATGCCCGGCTGGCGCGTGGGCTTCTGCATGGGCAACAAGCACCTCATTCACGCCCTGGCCCGCATCAAGAGCTACCTTGACTACGGCATCTTCCAGCCCGTGCAGATTGCCGCCACCGTGGCCCTTAACGGCCCCGAAGACTGTGTGAACGATATCTGCAACGTCTACAAGGAACGGCGCGACCGTCTTATCGACGGCCTCAACCGCATCGGCTGGGAAGTGCCTTCCCCCAAGGCCACAATGTTTGTGTGGGCGCGTATTCCCGAAGCCTTCCGCAAAATGGGCTCCGTGGAGTTTTCCAAGCTGTTGCTGACCGAGGCTCACGTGGCTGTTTCGCCGGGTCTTGGCTTCGGCTCTTACGGCGACGAATATGTGCGCTTTGCCCTTATTGAAAACGAACACCGCACGCGGCAGGCCATCAGCAGCATGCGCAAGCTTCTGTCGGGCACGTCTGACTAG
- a CDS encoding cation:proton antiporter yields MEHQTTLILTLAGGLSAAMILGFITQKLRLSPLVGYLLAGILVGPYSPGFEADAATAAQCAEIGVILLMFGVGLHFHLKDLLAVGAIALGGAAVQISAATLASMVMLHYFFGFSLMSGAIFGMAISVASTVVLTRVLTDNHQLHTHTGHVALGWLVVEDIFTILLLVLLPAVLSPGGEFWSALGLTLLKLAGLTVFTLVVGQKLIPLFLGYVARTGTRDLFTLAVIALALGIAVAAAYVFDASMALGAFLAGMVVGQSEFSARAAAEALPLRDAFAVLFFVSVGMLFDPVALLTDWPLMLVTLFIILIIKPLGALAMTTLFRKPLRLGLAVSASLSQIGEFSFILAAMGISLGIFDARVNNAIIPAAMISITLNPMIFRRVEGLARWIEGRRKNDQPAEGTSTAAPDDGKPHVVVIGYGPVGRSCCSILRESGITPVVVEMNIDTVRKERGKGLPILHGDAGQAEVLREAGLERAEALLLTTPSIPASDVAAIARAVNPDIRILVHTSFVGEARKLRQEGVTAVFSGEREVALGMSEYLLRYLGAPEALVQTELERVRQKLD; encoded by the coding sequence ATGGAGCACCAGACAACCCTCATACTGACCCTGGCAGGCGGCCTTTCCGCCGCTATGATACTAGGCTTCATTACCCAGAAGCTGCGCCTTTCACCGCTGGTGGGCTATCTGCTGGCGGGCATTCTGGTGGGACCGTATTCTCCCGGTTTTGAAGCCGACGCCGCAACAGCGGCCCAGTGCGCTGAAATCGGCGTCATACTGCTCATGTTCGGCGTGGGTCTGCACTTTCACCTCAAGGATCTTCTGGCCGTGGGGGCTATTGCCCTTGGCGGCGCAGCCGTGCAGATTTCAGCCGCAACACTGGCCAGCATGGTCATGCTGCACTATTTCTTCGGCTTTTCGCTGATGTCTGGAGCCATCTTCGGCATGGCCATTTCTGTGGCGAGTACCGTGGTGCTCACCCGTGTGCTTACAGACAATCATCAGCTCCATACCCATACGGGGCATGTGGCCCTGGGCTGGCTGGTGGTTGAAGACATCTTTACCATTCTGCTGCTGGTGCTGCTGCCCGCAGTTCTCAGCCCCGGGGGAGAATTCTGGAGCGCACTGGGCCTCACCCTGCTCAAACTGGCTGGCCTTACGGTCTTTACCCTGGTTGTGGGTCAGAAACTCATTCCGCTTTTTCTGGGCTATGTGGCGCGCACGGGTACGCGCGATCTCTTTACCCTGGCTGTCATTGCGCTGGCCCTGGGCATTGCCGTGGCCGCAGCCTATGTTTTTGACGCCAGCATGGCCCTTGGGGCCTTTTTGGCCGGGATGGTGGTGGGGCAATCCGAGTTCAGCGCGCGCGCCGCTGCCGAGGCCCTGCCCCTGCGCGACGCCTTCGCGGTGCTGTTCTTCGTTTCCGTGGGCATGCTCTTTGACCCTGTGGCCCTGCTCACAGACTGGCCCCTCATGCTGGTGACCCTTTTCATCATTTTAATAATCAAACCTCTGGGCGCGCTGGCCATGACGACGCTCTTCCGCAAGCCGTTGCGGTTGGGGTTGGCGGTTTCGGCCTCGTTGTCGCAAATAGGGGAATTTTCCTTTATTCTCGCGGCCATGGGCATCAGCCTTGGTATTTTTGACGCCAGGGTGAACAATGCCATCATCCCGGCGGCAATGATCTCCATTACCCTGAACCCGATGATCTTCCGCAGGGTTGAGGGTCTGGCCCGCTGGATCGAGGGCAGACGCAAAAATGACCAGCCCGCCGAGGGCACGTCAACTGCCGCCCCGGACGACGGAAAGCCCCATGTGGTGGTCATCGGTTACGGCCCTGTGGGCCGCAGCTGTTGCAGCATCCTGCGTGAAAGCGGCATCACGCCTGTGGTGGTGGAGATGAATATCGACACTGTGCGCAAGGAGCGCGGCAAAGGTCTGCCCATCCTTCACGGCGACGCCGGGCAGGCAGAAGTACTGCGTGAGGCGGGACTGGAGCGGGCCGAAGCCCTGCTCTTGACCACGCCCAGCATTCCCGCCTCGGACGTGGCCGCCATTGCCCGCGCCGTCAACCCTGACATACGCATTCTTGTGCACACGTCTTTTGTGGGCGAAGCCCGTAAATTGCGCCAGGAAGGCGTTACCGCCGTATTCAGCGGCGAGCGCGAAGTGGCGCTGGGCATGTCGGAGTATCTGCTGCGCTATCTTGGCGCGCCGGAAGCCCTTGTGCAGACGGAGCTTGAGCGGGTACGTCAGAAGCTGGACTAG
- a CDS encoding ATP-grasp domain-containing protein, whose translation MIILDQPYVSPELLAYAAARQEPVLDNYMARACATGLKVQDKQGLNLVPEARFAAMLQNGQQQNNENSAPPRLYTCSENSLSWVAEHCSPALAEAIGKLKNKALTRELLRPLDTDYYYRRLNMAEMQALPFKEVRVPCILKPAVGFFSLGVYRISNEADWLAAKSDIAAEAQRWAEQYPQSVVDGNDWLLEEYIEGDEYAVDVYFDQDGQAVICNILRHEFTGDTDVSDRLYYTSAGIIQNHLAEFEVWFNKVNAILGLRNFPAHVELRRSAAGRILPIEFNALRFAGWCSTDVSLFAWGFHSYGCFLEGQKPDWDAVLKGKEGKLYTLMALNKPANCPPVHSFDYEALGRGFAKVLCLRRHDYSRYGLFGFLFTETPENQRQELDRIASSDLLEFAVI comes from the coding sequence ATGATTATTCTTGACCAGCCCTATGTTTCGCCGGAGCTGCTGGCCTATGCGGCAGCCCGGCAGGAACCCGTGCTCGACAACTATATGGCCCGGGCCTGCGCAACCGGGCTTAAAGTGCAGGACAAGCAGGGGCTCAACCTTGTGCCCGAAGCCCGCTTTGCCGCCATGCTGCAAAACGGGCAACAGCAAAACAACGAAAACTCTGCCCCGCCGCGCCTGTACACCTGCTCTGAAAATTCCCTGTCATGGGTGGCGGAGCACTGCTCCCCGGCTCTGGCCGAGGCCATTGGCAAACTCAAGAACAAGGCGCTCACGCGCGAGCTGCTGCGCCCGCTGGACACGGACTATTACTACCGCCGCCTGAACATGGCAGAAATGCAGGCTCTGCCCTTCAAAGAAGTGCGTGTGCCCTGCATTCTCAAACCAGCAGTAGGGTTCTTCAGCCTTGGCGTATACCGCATCAGCAATGAGGCAGACTGGCTGGCCGCCAAAAGCGACATTGCCGCCGAAGCGCAGCGCTGGGCCGAGCAGTATCCGCAGTCTGTCGTAGACGGCAACGACTGGCTGCTGGAAGAGTACATTGAAGGTGATGAATACGCCGTTGATGTTTATTTCGATCAGGACGGTCAGGCCGTCATCTGCAACATCCTGCGGCACGAATTCACTGGCGACACCGACGTGAGCGACCGCCTCTACTATACCAGCGCGGGCATCATCCAGAACCATCTTGCGGAATTTGAGGTATGGTTCAACAAGGTCAACGCCATTCTGGGCCTGAGGAATTTTCCGGCCCATGTGGAGCTGCGGCGCTCGGCTGCGGGCCGCATTCTGCCCATCGAGTTCAACGCCCTGCGCTTTGCGGGCTGGTGCAGCACGGATGTGAGCCTTTTTGCCTGGGGCTTCCACTCCTACGGATGTTTTCTTGAAGGCCAAAAGCCCGACTGGGATGCGGTCCTCAAAGGCAAGGAAGGCAAGCTGTATACCCTCATGGCGCTGAACAAGCCCGCCAACTGCCCGCCTGTTCACAGTTTTGACTACGAAGCCCTGGGCCGGGGTTTTGCCAAGGTGCTCTGCCTGCGCCGCCACGACTACAGCCGCTATGGCCTGTTCGGCTTTCTGTTTACTGAAACTCCTGAAAACCAGCGCCAGGAACTGGACCGTATCGCCAGTTCAGACCTGCTGGAATTTGCCGTAATCTGA
- a CDS encoding secondary thiamine-phosphate synthase enzyme YjbQ, with product MLCLEFETTSRSDMRDITSQLRSFVRRNAIEKGWRNGILALFCPHTTCGLTVNEGADPDVRRDMLTFFNGLAPRLGDYHHAEGNSDAHIKATLHGPSLTLFVENGELCLGTWQSVYLCEGDGPRRRSVWLQWLAGQEE from the coding sequence GTGCTGTGCCTGGAATTTGAGACCACAAGCCGTAGCGACATGCGTGACATTACTTCGCAGCTTCGCAGCTTTGTGCGGCGCAACGCCATTGAAAAAGGCTGGCGCAACGGCATTCTCGCTCTTTTTTGCCCGCACACCACCTGCGGGCTCACGGTCAATGAAGGGGCAGACCCCGACGTTCGCCGCGACATGCTGACCTTCTTCAACGGTCTTGCGCCGCGTCTGGGCGATTATCACCATGCCGAGGGCAACAGCGATGCCCATATCAAGGCAACCCTGCACGGCCCCTCGCTGACACTTTTTGTGGAAAACGGCGAGCTGTGTCTTGGCACATGGCAGTCTGTCTACCTGTGTGAAGGCGACGGCCCGCGCCGCCGCAGCGTTTGGCTGCAATGGCTCGCAGGACAGGAAGAATAG
- a CDS encoding DNA polymerase IV, with protein sequence MIIHLDMDAFFASVEQMDNPDLRGRPVIVGGSSDRGVVSTCSYEARAFGVHSAMPMVLARRLCPQAAIVRGNYRRYGELSNAIMTSLCDFSPLVEPASVDEAYMDATGLERLFGPLDELMAAIKARVFEVTGGLTCSVGAAPVKFLAKICSDVNKPNGVFILHPEKVDAFLCALPVGKIPGVGKRMVQNLQDMGIRTVGQLRHFSPEAMERRFGKWGAVLYERVHGRDNRKIETGRAAKSESAECTFAEDTRDRDFLQRMLMAHAERVGTSLRKHGYKGRTVTLKVKFCDFKQVTRSRTLEEPINATETIFQIGCQLLAELSFPQPVRLIGLGVSGFDAPANQLFLPGTGKAAGQNLDPHVEAKRQKLDAALDSLRQKFGGQAVQRGRLFTLAQQENTPERVNNGKGDGVDKKPGGGRRAQ encoded by the coding sequence ATGATTATTCATCTTGATATGGATGCTTTTTTTGCTTCCGTGGAGCAAATGGACAACCCCGACCTGCGCGGCAGGCCCGTCATTGTTGGCGGCAGCAGCGACCGTGGCGTGGTTTCTACCTGTTCCTATGAGGCACGGGCCTTTGGCGTGCATTCGGCCATGCCAATGGTTTTGGCGCGGCGTCTGTGCCCGCAGGCGGCCATTGTGCGCGGAAATTACCGGCGCTATGGCGAACTTTCCAACGCCATCATGACGTCTCTTTGCGACTTTTCGCCTCTTGTGGAACCTGCCAGTGTGGACGAGGCCTATATGGACGCCACGGGCCTTGAACGCCTTTTCGGCCCTCTGGATGAGCTTATGGCGGCCATCAAAGCGCGCGTCTTTGAAGTGACGGGCGGCCTGACCTGCTCGGTGGGGGCCGCTCCGGTCAAGTTTCTGGCCAAGATATGCTCGGACGTGAACAAGCCCAACGGTGTGTTCATACTGCATCCCGAGAAAGTGGACGCCTTTTTATGCGCCTTGCCCGTGGGCAAAATTCCCGGCGTGGGCAAGCGTATGGTGCAAAATCTGCAAGATATGGGCATCAGAACAGTGGGCCAACTGCGCCACTTCAGCCCCGAAGCTATGGAGCGCCGCTTTGGCAAGTGGGGTGCCGTGCTGTATGAGCGCGTGCACGGCCGCGACAACCGTAAAATTGAGACGGGCCGCGCCGCCAAGAGTGAAAGCGCGGAATGCACCTTTGCAGAAGACACGCGCGACAGGGACTTTCTGCAGCGCATGCTCATGGCCCATGCCGAGCGCGTGGGAACCTCACTGCGCAAGCATGGCTACAAGGGCCGCACAGTCACCCTCAAGGTGAAATTTTGTGACTTCAAACAGGTTACGCGTTCGCGCACACTGGAAGAGCCAATTAACGCGACGGAAACCATATTTCAGATCGGCTGCCAGTTGCTGGCAGAGCTGTCTTTTCCGCAGCCTGTGCGCCTCATCGGGCTTGGTGTGTCTGGTTTTGATGCCCCTGCGAACCAGCTTTTTCTGCCGGGCACAGGCAAGGCAGCCGGGCAAAATCTTGACCCGCATGTTGAGGCCAAAAGGCAAAAACTGGATGCCGCCCTGGATAGCCTGCGCCAGAAGTTCGGCGGGCAAGCCGTGCAACGTGGCCGTCTGTTCACTCTTGCCCAGCAGGAGAACACGCCGGAACGCGTGAACAACGGCAAGGGTGACGGAGTGGATAAAAAGCCTGGCGGCGGGCGGCGGGCGCAATAG
- the mtnA gene encoding S-methyl-5-thioribose-1-phosphate isomerase — protein sequence MDDHIRFDHQNLELHLLDQRFLPERESDFVCRTADDVISALQTMVVRGAPAIGVTAAWGCVLALKDAQGPDWAARLELGMERIASARPTAVNLRWGVERMRNKWKSFGGANIDQSALLTAFTHEAQTMQDEDVAICKTLGRHGATCIDDGDCVLTHCNAGALATAGYGTALGVIRAAAEAGKKISVIADETRPFLQGARLTAWELARDGIPVTVACDNACALLMSKGMVQRVVVGADRIAANGDTANKIGTFGVALLARHFHIPFYVAAPLSTIDPVTPDGGGIPIEQRPDREVTHVGETRLCPKDVPVYNFAFDVTPAEYISGIITEKGVLYPPYSLSIWAALNDLNTGRSGGITNAATEDEDDVAASAGSQKL from the coding sequence ATGGACGACCATATCCGTTTTGACCATCAGAATCTTGAACTGCACCTGTTGGACCAGCGCTTTCTGCCAGAGCGGGAGTCGGACTTTGTGTGTCGCACTGCAGACGACGTAATCAGCGCCTTGCAGACCATGGTCGTGCGCGGCGCGCCTGCCATAGGCGTTACGGCGGCCTGGGGCTGCGTGCTGGCCCTCAAGGATGCGCAAGGGCCGGACTGGGCTGCAAGACTTGAGCTGGGTATGGAGCGCATAGCCTCCGCCAGACCTACGGCAGTGAATCTGCGCTGGGGTGTGGAACGCATGCGTAATAAATGGAAATCTTTTGGCGGCGCGAATATTGATCAGTCAGCCCTGCTTACGGCCTTTACGCACGAGGCCCAGACCATGCAGGACGAAGATGTGGCCATTTGCAAAACCCTGGGCCGCCACGGCGCGACCTGTATTGATGACGGCGACTGCGTGCTCACGCATTGCAATGCCGGAGCCCTGGCCACAGCTGGTTATGGCACGGCCCTTGGCGTTATACGCGCCGCTGCCGAAGCTGGCAAAAAAATCAGCGTTATTGCCGACGAAACTCGGCCTTTTCTTCAGGGTGCGCGCCTCACTGCCTGGGAACTGGCGCGCGATGGCATTCCCGTAACCGTGGCCTGCGACAATGCCTGTGCTCTGCTTATGAGCAAGGGCATGGTGCAACGCGTGGTTGTGGGGGCCGACCGCATAGCCGCCAATGGCGACACGGCCAACAAAATAGGCACCTTTGGCGTGGCTTTGCTGGCCAGACATTTTCACATTCCCTTCTATGTGGCTGCGCCCTTGTCGACCATAGATCCGGTCACGCCCGACGGCGGAGGCATTCCCATTGAGCAGCGCCCTGATCGCGAAGTGACACATGTGGGTGAAACCCGCCTGTGTCCCAAGGACGTGCCTGTGTATAATTTTGCTTTTGACGTGACACCTGCAGAGTACATCAGCGGCATCATCACGGAAAAAGGCGTGCTTTATCCCCCGTACAGCCTGTCCATATGGGCGGCCCTGAATGATCTGAACACTGGCCGCAGCGGGGGTATCACCAACGCTGCTACGGAAGACGAAGACGACGTTGCGGCATCCGCCGGGAGCCAGAAGCTATGA
- a CDS encoding homoserine dehydrogenase, with amino-acid sequence MTKNSDKPLVVGLAGFGTVGGGLVRLIEENADLIRRRSGRDILIKKVLVRNAKKARNVPLPDGAELVTNPRDLTDDPEIDVLVELIGGIDNARDLIDRALDQGKHIVTANKALLAEEGLSLFQKADRKKRILRYEASVAGAVPIVEALKESLTGNRIQSLMGILNGTSNFILSEMTSNGLDFDVALKQAQHLGFAEADPTLDIDGHDAAHKLILLIRLAYGVHYPYTALSVRGIRGLSALDIRLAREFGYRIKLIGQVRQVPCPEEKADAKECGEGPVRLEAGVFPALVFHKYLLARVGGAYNAVRVDANASGPLFFHGRGAGDLPTAGAVLADLLAVARDERPNNTGFVGKELPKAAIVPPEEWRSCYYVRVMVQDTPGVLRDLSGCMAAEGISMAQVIQKSDEGQGVPLVFMTHETTAQAMSDALQRTLEAGLLKEPAVYFRVLGGE; translated from the coding sequence ATGACCAAGAACAGTGACAAGCCACTGGTAGTAGGCCTTGCCGGATTCGGCACCGTGGGCGGCGGTCTGGTACGCCTGATCGAAGAAAACGCAGACCTCATCCGCCGTCGTTCAGGCCGTGACATCCTGATCAAGAAAGTACTGGTGCGCAACGCCAAAAAGGCGCGCAACGTGCCCCTGCCCGACGGAGCGGAGCTGGTTACCAATCCACGAGACCTTACGGACGACCCGGAAATCGACGTGCTGGTGGAACTCATAGGCGGCATCGACAACGCCCGTGATCTCATCGACCGCGCCCTCGATCAGGGCAAGCACATTGTTACGGCCAACAAGGCTCTTCTGGCAGAAGAAGGCCTTTCACTTTTTCAGAAGGCCGACCGCAAAAAGCGTATCCTGCGCTACGAAGCCAGCGTGGCCGGGGCAGTACCCATTGTGGAAGCCCTCAAGGAAAGCCTCACGGGCAACCGCATTCAGTCGCTCATGGGCATTCTCAACGGCACCAGCAACTTTATCCTGTCCGAAATGACATCCAATGGGCTGGACTTTGACGTGGCCCTCAAGCAGGCCCAGCATCTGGGTTTTGCCGAAGCTGATCCCACGCTGGACATCGACGGTCACGACGCGGCCCACAAGCTCATTCTGCTTATCCGTCTGGCCTACGGGGTGCACTATCCCTATACGGCCCTTTCGGTGCGCGGCATCCGTGGCCTTTCTGCGCTGGACATCCGCCTTGCCCGCGAATTCGGCTACCGTATCAAGCTCATCGGCCAGGTACGCCAGGTGCCCTGCCCCGAAGAAAAGGCTGACGCCAAGGAATGTGGCGAAGGCCCGGTACGCCTTGAAGCCGGGGTGTTTCCCGCGCTTGTTTTCCACAAATATCTGCTGGCCCGGGTGGGCGGTGCGTACAATGCCGTGCGCGTTGACGCCAATGCTTCCGGCCCGCTCTTTTTCCACGGACGCGGCGCGGGCGACCTGCCCACCGCCGGAGCCGTGCTGGCCGACCTGCTGGCCGTTGCCCGCGACGAACGCCCCAACAATACAGGCTTTGTGGGCAAGGAGCTGCCCAAGGCCGCCATTGTGCCGCCGGAAGAATGGCGCTCCTGCTACTATGTGCGCGTTATGGTGCAAGACACACCCGGCGTGCTGCGCGATCTTTCGGGCTGCATGGCCGCCGAGGGAATCAGTATGGCGCAGGTCATACAGAAGTCTGACGAAGGACAGGGCGTGCCGCTGGTCTTCATGACGCACGAAACCACGGCCCAGGCTATGAGCGACGCCCTCCAGCGCACGCTGGAAGCGGGCCTGCTCAAAGAACCCGCGGTATACTTCCGCGTGCTGGGCGGCGAATGA